Within Agelaius phoeniceus isolate bAgePho1 chromosome 22, bAgePho1.hap1, whole genome shotgun sequence, the genomic segment gtcttcattttcatttGGCTTCAGGATAAAAGTCAGTTTCAAGTTATCTCAATTCAAGGTGGAGCAGAACTTGTATTTTCTGAACAGATAAATGCAAAGAGAATTTGGGTCTTTTAAATCTGTTGTTTGTGTGCATAGTCTTAATTTGCAGGGAGATACAGATTTGTAAAACCTGGCTCAGCCCTGTTGGAATAAAGCAGGACTGTAATACTCATGTGATGCCTGGAAATAAAGAGACCTTAAAGAGCTTTAGTTACAGCTCTCAGAGGAACAACCTGACTGTCCAGTTCTCCCTCAGGTCCTCACAATTAACTTTAATGGAGTCAGTAGAAATTCTACACTCCAAAGGACAACTTTCTGCCCTGTGTATAAACATGGGGATTTCTAACAAGTTTCTGAGCAAAATTAACTAAATCCACCTTAGTGTGTTGCAAGCAGCACTAAAAACTTAAAATTTGAAGCTGTTTAGTACAGAGGATGTTTGTTCCAGCATGTTTAAATACTTAGAGCATGAATTTCATACAAAGGAAGGAtagctgtgctgctgagaggAAATACAGTGGAAGACTAATAGGTTCATTCATTCTTAATTACTTTAATAACTAAGCTGCAGAGTGAAAGTGAATTGTTTTATTGGGGGCTCCTTTTGGAATCAGACTTCCCTTTGTGTGGCATCCACCAAAGCCTTTGTATAAGCTGGGCCTTTAATCATCACAGACAGCTGTGGATCAGGTGTGATgatggtgctgtgcagccaGGAGAAAGTGTTTAATTGGCTTTCACTCACTGGGTAAATTCAGGAATGTCAGAATGTGTCAGTCATGGCTCTGACCTGCTGTACCAGTTTCCAGCTGGCCTGAGATCACCTTGGCCAGCTCTGTGTTCTGGTTTTATGGAGCATTAGTCCTTTCTGACtggttttgagggtttttttgtttgttttgctttctagATTTACAGTGCCCCCAAGGCTGCATTAATTTGTGTCCAGTGGCTcaagtggcacagagcagcctctcacctgtcccttcatAAGCATCAAATCACAAATGAACCTTTCTGCTCAACACCAAATACATGGCTTAAACcttgaggggggaaaaagtaGGGCATCATCTTCACCTGcaaatattgctatttttacaGCACCAAACCAAATGAAAGCCAAGGAAGGGAGAAACCTGTACAGCTCCTCTCGTTACGATGACTATGACAGATACAGGCGGTCTCGGAGTCGCAGCTACGAGCGCAGACGGTCGAGGAGTCGCTCCTTTGATTACAGCTACAGAAGATCCTATAGTCCCAGAAAGTAAGTGTAGTGTGTGGGGCTGGCCTCAgctcacagcacagacacagcacgcTCACTATTTCATTGTCACACTTTGCaagaatgttttttttctttcgtGGGAGTTGCGTACCTTGCATGCTGCATCTGATCAGGAATAATGAATgaaacctttctgtgctgcATTGGAGAGTAGCTAAAAGCAAATGCACAGCTTGAAACTAGAATGTGTAAAGTATTTGTACGTTTACCTAGGTATTTGTCACCGTTTACTTTTTCTGATGTGCCTTTTTAGCAGTAGACCTACTGGAAGACCTCGTCGTAGCAGAAGCCATTCGGACAATGATAGGTAAAAACCACTTTTTACACCCTTTAAATTGCAAGCTAGATCACTGTATTCCTTTAACTataggtttaaaaaaaaaagtttctccTGCAAAAACGGTAAACAATTTTTAATGTACTAGATGTCTAAGAATAGTGTTTTTACATTCAaatctcctctctcccctttaTTCTGCTAGGTTCAAACACCGCAATCGATCTTTTTCAAGATCTAAGTCCAATTCAAGATCACGATCCAAGTCACAGCCCAAGAAAGAAATGAAGGCTAAATCACGGTCTAGGTCTGCATCTCACACCAAATCTAGAGGCACCTCTAAAACAGATTCTAAAACACACTATAAGTCCAGCTCAAGATATGAGAAGGAGTCGAGAAAAAAAGAACCAGCTAGATCCAAATCACAGTCAAGATCACATTCTAGATCTAGGTCAAAATCCAGATCGAGGTCTTGGACTAGTCCCAAGTCCAGTGGCCACTAACAGTGTATCCATGTTGGTTTAGGCATGTAAGATTCATTTACACACAGTTCAGTTTACTTAAATTATCAGGAATATGATGTTGCAACAGtgctaaaaaatattttctttgtcaGTTTTCCCTGTAGCCGACAATGGTTGAAATTAAAACAGTGTTGAGAAgccacagagagagagagagagagggagagggagagagattGTCCACTTGGTTAAATGTCACGGGCAGCTACTGATTTGGTTGTGGTGTCTCTATGTATATTTTTGTAaagatttgcatttttaatgctTAGATATTTGGTGATGACTTGATTGATCGTAACTTGCAACATTGTCCTTTTACAAATGTCACACCCATAGAGAAATTGGTACCAGTTTGTGCTGGGCAGTTAAACCAGCTGTTGAACTGGTTCTTCAACTCTCTAAACTTtgtgaggaaaaggaaaactggACAGCTGTAGTGCAACACTGGCTGCTGGGAAATCAGCCTGGCAGAGTTTGTTTCCATGGCTCCAGGGCAGGTTTCCGTGTTCTCCGTGcccaccagccccagcaggttGGCACATGGAGCTCTGTGGAGGGAGATTTGGGAGATTTCTCTTTAGCCTGCTGTCTGGAGAGATGGTACTAACCTTGCATGTTCCACATGGGCAGAGAGAGCTGCTCTTGGAGCTCGCTCAGAGCCCCGGGATAGAGGAGAGGCTTCActgcctctgccctggctgctggtgctgaaaagtgagggaaaaacccaccttgaaatggaaaatctAAATTCAGATTTCAGCAAACGGCAGAGCAACTAAATATTAGGTTGTGTGTACATTTTATGCAGTTTTTTGTATCTATTCTCAGTTTTAGTGAGCAGTTAACCATAAAGTTGCTTAGTTTTCCTGCTGTTAGATACAAGTAGATCGTTTCGAGTTGTGTGTGTACAGTATATAAGAACTAAACTTTTATGCCAATGACTCCTGTGGTTAGTTGGTGTATTCATAGGTATCAAACTGTAGCCATCTCCCTGGGTTACCAGACTTGCTTGCTTTTTACACAGCAAAAAAAGCAGTTGGTCAAGCAAGCCTGAATCACTCCTTCCTCAGAATGGATAGTGGTTTGGTTAAAagatttcattttccttcagaaCAAATGTTTGAAGTTGGATATGAACAAGAGCTGCATCTCTAGTTATGTAGTTTATCACTAATACAGTATATTTAGAAAATTGAACGTGAAAAATAACAAACCCAGTGTGTAATCTTACCAGTATTTCTCTAGGAGGCAAGATCCTTTGTTATGGAAATGGCTTTTggcattgttttatttttttctctttacctTCAAAAGCCACCATCAAACACTTAATGTTCCTCGCTGTCTGATGTCTGTAGCATATAAAGACATTGATTTCCAAAAGTTCTTTTTTAGAGAAATGTTTTAGGGTTTGGGTTTAGTGTTTCAGCAGGGCCTTTCAAGAAGCGCAGATGGCTTTGGGGTCTCGTCAGCGGAACGTGCTTAGGGGTTGATCCTAGAACCTTTGTACATTTAATAGTATTTCTAACTTTTTCTTTACTGTTTGCAGTTTAATGTTCATGTTCTGCTATGCAATCATTTATATGCACGTTCCTTTAATTTTGTAGACTTTCCTGGATGTATAgtttaaaaacagcaaaaagtCTATTTAAAACTGTAGCAGTTAGCGTGCAGCTCTAGCAGAGGAAAGTT encodes:
- the SRSF10 gene encoding serine/arginine-rich splicing factor 10 isoform X3 — translated: MSRYLRPPNTSLFVRNVADDTRSEDLRREFGRYGPIVDVYVPLDFYTRRPRGFAYVQFEDVRDAEDALHNLDRKWICGRQIEIQFAQGDRKTPNQMKAKEGRNLYSSSRYDDYDRYRRSRSRSYERRRSRSRSFDYSYRRSYSPRNSRPTGRPRRSRSHSDNDRFKHRNRSFSRSKSNSRSRSKSQPKKEMKAKSRSRGRTKL
- the SRSF10 gene encoding serine/arginine-rich splicing factor 10 isoform X1 translates to MSRYLRPPNTSLFVRNVADDTRSEDLRREFGRYGPIVDVYVPLDFYTRRPRGFAYVQFEDVRDAEDALHNLDRKWICGRQIEIQFAQGDRKTPNQMKAKEGRNLYSSSRYDDYDRYRRSRSRSYERRRSRSRSFDYSYRRSYSPRNSRPTGRPRRSRSHSDNDRFKHRNRSFSRSKSNSRSRSKSQPKKEMKAKSRSRSASHTKSRGTSKTDSKTHYKSSSRYEKESRKKEPARSKSQSRSHSRSRSKSRSRSWTSPKSSGH
- the SRSF10 gene encoding serine/arginine-rich splicing factor 10 isoform X2 codes for the protein MSRYLRPPNTSLFVRNVADDTRSEDLRREFGRYGPIVDVYVPLDFYTRRPRGFAYVQFEDVRDAEDALHNLDRKWICGRQIEIQFAQGDRKTPNQMKAKEGRNLYSSSRYDDYDRYRRSRSRSYERRRSRSRSFDYSYRRSYSPRNRPTGRPRRSRSHSDNDRFKHRNRSFSRSKSNSRSRSKSQPKKEMKAKSRSRSASHTKSRGTSKTDSKTHYKSSSRYEKESRKKEPARSKSQSRSHSRSRSKSRSRSWTSPKSSGH